The following coding sequences are from one Triticum dicoccoides isolate Atlit2015 ecotype Zavitan chromosome 4A, WEW_v2.0, whole genome shotgun sequence window:
- the LOC119289093 gene encoding uncharacterized protein LOC119289093, producing MAMKRKLSPTEADFAADDHHQPDTASVTTATGPEPWAATVGAAAAAQRARKRFVGVRQRPSGRWVAEIKDTIQKIRVWLGTFDTAEEAARAYDEAACLLRGANTRTNFWPRAAAPAAASDGHGGAGLAENHGHLHHHTPPPSALPSKVTNLLLLRLKRARSISDEHHISASATAQEALGQQQQDQEEYGAGNFHVDDFLSYDSNVDEHGVVKYEEDFHCPRDADDEEEDVSEEEEEAPLDFGFMDAHPSPPGDVGDAGLFAPFEMMAAEIGGAVEAEAEASEYGGGENENSAAIHEVMKRMKYERKISASLYALSGVSECLRLRLGNSGAVGHGLALSGLRDACMRKRQEQNQEAVVDCVEGGHEESSSSNSSSSSEVASCSPEAVISSPNADAVDSDVVMWSSFDLAPICFMS from the coding sequence ATGGCGATGAAGCGCAAGTTGTCCCCCACAGAGGCTGACTTCGCCGCGGACGACCACCACCAGCCCGACACCGCCAGCGTCACGACGGCGACAGGGCCGGAACCATGGGCAGCGACGGTCGGCGCCGCGGCGGCTGCACAGCGGGCTCGGAAGCGCTTCGTGGGCGTCCGGCAGCGGCCGTCGGGGCGGTGGGTGGCGGAGATCAAGGACACCATCCAGAAGATCCGGGTGTggctcggcaccttcgacaccgccgAGGAGGCTGCCCGCGCCTACGACGAGGCCGCGTGCCTCCTCCGCGGCGCCAACACCCGCACCAACTTCTGGCCCCGCGCAGCGGCCCCCGCGGCCGCCTCGGACGGCCACGGCGGGGCAGGGTTGGCCGAGAACCATGGCCACCTCCACCACCACACGCCGCCGCCATCGGCTCTCCCCTCCAAGGtcaccaacctcctcctcctccgcctcaagAGAGCGCGCAGCATCAGCGACGAACACCACATTAGTGCAAGTGCCACTGCGCAAGAAGCACTTGGGCAGCAGCAGCAAGACCAAGAGGAGTACGGCGCCGGCAACTTCCACGTCGACGACTTCCTCAGCTACGACTCGAACGTCGACGAGCATGGCGTCGTGAAATACGAGGAGGACTTCCATTGCCCTCGAGACGCggatgatgaggaagaggatgtgtccgaggaggaggaagaagcgcCTCTGGACTTCGGGTTCATGGACGCGCACCCGTCTCCCCCAGGGGACGTCGGCGACGCGGGGCTTTTCGCACCGTTCGAGATGATGGCGGCGGAGATCGGcggggcggtggaggcggaggcagaGGCTTCGGAGTACGGCGGTGGCGAGAACGAGAACTCGGCGGCAATCCACGAGGTGATGAAGAGAATGAAGTACGAGCGGAAGATCTCTGCCTCGCTCTACGCGCTCAGCGGCGTGTCCGAGTGCCTCCGCCTGCGCCTAGGCAACTCCGGCGCCGTCGGCCACGGGCTGGCGCTCTCCGGTCTCAGGGATGCGTGCATGAGGAAGCGGCAGGAACAAAATCAAGAAGCGGTGGTAGATTGCGTTGAGGGAGGCCACGAGGAAAGCTcgagcagcaacagcagctcgtCGTCTGAGGTAGCGAGCTGTTCGCCGGAGGCGGTGATCTCGTCGCCGAACGCCGATGCCGTCGACAGCGATGTGGTGATGTGGAGCTCCTTTGACCTGGCTCCCATCTGCTTCATGTCATAA